One window of Nymphaea colorata isolate Beijing-Zhang1983 chromosome 1, ASM883128v2, whole genome shotgun sequence genomic DNA carries:
- the LOC116259713 gene encoding heat shock 70 kDa protein, mitochondrial-like — MAIGSILMSRLARSSRVAATGFSQASGYLKAAHGTTFLGQRWASAARAFSSKAAGADVIGIDLGTTNSCVSVMEGKNAKVIENAEGARTTPSVVAFTQKGELLVGTPAKRQAVTNPTNTVFGTKRLIGRRFDDPQTQKEMKMVPYKIVKAPNGDAWVEVNGQQYSPSQIGAFVLTKMKETAEAYLGKSVSKAVITVPAYFNDAQRQATKDAGRIAGLDVLRIINEPTAAALSYGLNNKEGLIAVFDLGGGTFDVSILEISNGVFEVKATNGDTFLGGEDFDNALLEYLVSEFKKAESIDLSKDRLALQRLREAAEKAKVELSSTAQTEINLPFITADASGAKHLNVTLTRSKFETLVNHLIERTRNPCKNCLKDAGISTKDVDEVLLVGGMTRVPKVQEVVIEIFGKTPSKSVNPDEAVAMGAAIQGGILRGDVKELLLLDVTPLSLGIETLGGIFTRLINRNTTIPTKKSQVFSTAADNQTQVGVRVLQGEREMASDNKLLGEFELTGIPPAPRGMPQIEVTFDIDANGIVTVSAKDKATGKEQAITIRSSGGLSEDEIEKMVKEAEAHAQKDQERKRLIDIRNTADTTIYSIEKSLNEYKEKIPSELVSEIQGAVSDLRKAMGGEDADEIKAKLDAANKAVSKIGQHMNQGGGGGSATGSQGGNQTPEAEYTEAKM; from the exons ATGGCGATTGGTTCGATCCTTATGTCTCGCCTCGCTCGTTCCTCCAGGGTCGCGGCAACTGGCTTTTCTCAG GCTTCTGGTTATCTCAAAGCAGCACATGGTACAACATTTTTAGGTCAGAGATGGGCTTCTGCCGCAAGAGCTTTCAG CTCCAAAGCTGCTGGCGCAGATGTGATTGGAATTGATCTTGGTACAACTAATTCTTGTGTTTCAGTTATGGAGGGAAAG AACGCCAAAGTAATTGAAAACGCTGAGGGTGCAAGAACAACTCCATCTGTTGTTGCATTTACTCAAAAGGGGGAGCTCTTGGTTGGAACTCCTGCAAAACGGCAAGCAGTTACAAACCCTACTAACACTGTATTTGGTACTAAGCGTCTGATTGGAAGGAGGTTTGACGACCCACAAACTcagaaggagatgaagatggttcCCTACAAAATTGTCAAGGCTCCTAATGGAGATGCATGGGTGGAAGTGAATGGACAGCAATATTCTCCAAGCCAGATAGGTGCATTTGTTCTTACAAAAATGAAGGAAACTGCTGAAGCTTATCTTGGAAAGTCAGTCTCAAAGGCTGTAATTACGGTTCCAGCTTATTTCAATGATGCTCAAAGACAGGCCACAAAAGATGCTGGGAGAATTGCAGGACTTGATGTGCTTAGGATCATAAATGAACCTACGGCTGCTGCTCTTTCATATGGACTGAACAACAAGGAAGGATTGATAGCGGTCTTTGATCTTGGTGGTGGAACCTTTGATGTGTCTATCCTTGAGATCTCAAATGGAGTTTTTGAG gtCAAGGCCACAAATGGTGATACATTCTTGGGTGGTGAGGACTTTGACAATGCTCTGTTGGAGTATCTGGTCAGTGAGTTCAAGAAGGCTGAGTCCATTGACCTGTCCAAGGATAGGTTAGCTTTACAGAGGCTGAGAGAAGCAGCTGAAAAGGCCAAGGTGGAGCTTTCTTCCACAGCCCAGACTGAAATAAACCTCCCGTTCATTACTGCCGATGCTTCTGGTGCTAAGCATCTCAACGTTACTCTAACGCGATCAAAGTTTGAGACGTTGGTGAACCATTTGATAGAAAGAACCAGAAACCCGTGCAAGAATTGCTTGAAGGACGCAGGGATATCCACTAAAGACGTAGATGAGGTTCTCCTTGTCGGAGGCATGACTAGAGTCCCAAAGGTCCAAGAAGTTGTCATAGAGATCTTTGGGAAGACGCCAAGCAAAAGTGTCAATCCTGACGAGGCTGTGGCCATGGGAGCAGCTATACAAGGTGGTATTCTTCGTGGTGATGTGAAGGAACTCCTGCTGCTTGATGTTACGCCATTGTCACTTGGCATAGAAACTCTTGGTGGCATCTTCACTAGGCTGATCAACAGAAACACCACAATCCCCACAAAGAAGAGCCAGGTGTTCTCCACTGCTGCTGACAATCAGACCCAAGTTGGTGTACGGGTTCTGCAAGGTGAGCGTGAGATGGCGTCAGACAACAAACTGTTGGGTGAATTTGAGCTCACTGGAATTCCTCCAGCACCTCGTGGAATGCCACAGATAGAGGTGACGTTTGACATCGATGCAAACGGCATTGTCACAGTTTCAGCCAAGGATAAGGCCACTGGTAAGGAGCAGGCTATCACTATCAGGTCATCCGGAGGTCTCTCAGAGGATGAAATTGAGAAGATGGTGAAAGAAGCAGAGGCACATGCACAGAAGGACCAGGAGAGGAAGAGGTTGATCGATATCAGGAATACCGCCGATACAACCATTTATAGTATTGAGAAAAGCTTGAATGAGTACAAGGAAAAGATTCCTTCTGAGCTTGTCTCGGAGATCCAGGGCGCTGTTTCAGACCTTAGGAAGGCAATGGGAGGCGAAGATGCAGACGAGATAAAGGCTAAACTTGATGCTGCGAACAAGGCGGTTTCGAAGATTGGGCAGCACATGAATCAAGGTGGGGGCGGTGGTTCTGCTACCGGATCTCAGGGAGGAAACCAAACTCCAGAGGCTGAATACACGGAGGCCAAGATGTAG
- the LOC116252528 gene encoding (+)-neomenthol dehydrogenase-like gives MAGEGAEWWSEETVAVVTGANRGIGLEVCRQLADKGLTVIMTARKPQEQLSNAAQQFLQEAAETGRKNVIFHTLDITQQQSVLDFVDWLKLTVGFADILVNNAAIDNSVIDWDFKKRNNVDQSTILALLTSANGVSNKYELARSCLETNFHGTGRLTKALLPLLRPSSHKPRIVNVSSRYGLLSLLRDEELRKQLCDTANLTEEKIDEVLDMFLEDVKSEKGMDRWPIEFPTYSISKLSLNAYTRLLALQLHDKACVNSVHPGYVRTDMNLGNGDLSPAEGAANLVRIALLPPGGPSGHNFLEGEDVEF, from the exons ATG GCAGGAGAGGGAGCAGAGTGGTGGAGTGAGGAGACGGTGGCGGTGGTGACGGGAGCAAACAGAGGGATCGGGCTGGAGGTCTGCAGGCAGCTCGCAGACAAGGGGCTGACGGTCATTATGACTGCTCGGAAGCCGCAGGAGCAACTCTCAAACGCTGCTCAACAGTTCTTACAAGAAGCAGCAGAAACGGGGAGGAAGAATGTCATCTTCCACACTCTGGATATTACTCAACAACAAAGTGTGTTGGATTTCGTCGATTGGTTGAAGCTGACTGTTGGATTCGCGGATATTCTG GTAAATAATGCTGCTATTGACAATTCAGTGATAGATTGGGACTTCAAAAAAAGGAACAATGTCGACCAAAGCACTATCctg GCACTTCTTACAAGTGCAAATGGGGTCTCGAACAAATACGAGTTGGCTAGAAGCTGTCTGGAGACCAACTTCCATGGAACAGGGAGATTGACCAAGGCTTTGCTCCCTCTCCTGCGCCCCTCTTCTCACAAGCCAAGGATTGTCAACGTCTCATCCAGATATGGACTACTGTCT CTTCTGAGGGATGAAGAGTTAAGGAAGCAACTGTGTGATACGGCGAACTTAACAGAGGAAAAAATCGATGAGGTGTTGGACATGTTTCTTGAAGATGTGAAGTCTGAGAAGGGCATGGACAGGTGGCCCATTGAGTTTCCCACTTACTCCATCTCCAAGCTTTCGTTGAATGCATACACGAGGCTCTTGGCCCTGCAATTGCATGACAAAGCTTGTGTCAACAGCGTGCACCCTGGCTACGTGAGGACTGACATGAACCTTGGCAATGGCGATCTCTCTCCGGCGGAAGGCGCCGCCAATTTGGTGCGCATTGCTCTCCTCCCTCCCGGCGGACCTTCCGGCCACAACTTCCTTGAAGGCGAGGATGTTGAGTTTTAG
- the LOC116248606 gene encoding short-chain dehydrogenase/reductase 2b-like isoform X1, with product MVFGSWLQAGEGAEWWSEETVAVVTGANRGIGLEVCRQLADKGLTVIMTARKPQEQLSSAAQQFLQEAAETGRKNVIFHTLDITQQQSVLDFVDWLKLTVGFADILVNHAAVDNSVIDWNLKEWNNVDQSTMLALLTWANGVSDKYESARGCLETNFYGTKRLTKALLPLLRPSSHKPRIVKRLIQIWTTLLRDEELRKQLCETASLTEEKIDEGLDMFLEDVKSEKGMDRWPIKYPTYSISKISLNAYTRLLALQLHDKACVNSVHPGYVRTDMNLGNGDLSPAEGAANLVRVALLPPGGPSGHNFLEGEDVEF from the exons ATGGTGTTTGGTTCTTGGTTGCAGGCAGGAGAGGGAGCAGAGTGGTGGAGTGAGGAGACGGTGGCGGTGGTGACGGGAGCAAACAGAGGGATCGGGCTGGAGGTCTGCAGGCAGCTCGCAGACAAGGGGCTGACGGTCATTATGACTGCTCGGAAGCCGCAGGAGCAACTCTCAAGCGCTGCTCAACAGTTCTTACAAGAAGCAGCAGAAACGGGGAGGAAGAATGTCATCTTCCACACTCTGGATATTACTCAGCAGCAAAGTGTGTTGGATTTCGTCGATTGGTTGAAGCTGACTGTTGGATTCGCGGATATTCTG GTAAATCACGCTGCTGTTGACAATTCAGTGATAGATTGGAACCTAAAGGAATGGAACAATGTCGACCAAAGCACCATGCTg GCACTTCTTACATGGGCAAATGGGGTCTCAGACAAATACGAGTCGGCGAGGGGATGTCTAGAGACCAACTTCTATGGAACCAAGAGATTGACCAAGGCTTTGCTCCCTCTCCTGCGCCCCTCTTCTCACAAGCCAAGGATTGTCAAACGTCTCATCCAGATATGGACTACT CTTCTAAGGGATGAAGAGTTAAGGAAACAACTGTGTGAAACGGCGAGCTTAACAGAGGAAAAAATCGACGAGGGGTTGGACATGTTTCTTGAAGATGTGAAGTCTGAGAAGGGCATGGACAGGTGGCCCATTAAGTATCCCACTTACTCCATCTCCAAGATTTCGTTGAATGCATACACGAGGCTTTTGGCCCTTCAATTGCATGACAAAGCTTGCGTCAACAGCGTGCACCCTGGCTACGTGAGGACTGACATGAACCTTGGCAATGGCGATCTCTCTCCGGCGGAAGGCGCCGCCAATTTGGTGCGAGTTGCTCTCCTCCCTCCCGGCGGACCTTCCGGCCACAACTTCCTTGAAGGCGAGGATGTTGAGTTTTAG
- the LOC116248606 gene encoding short-chain dehydrogenase/reductase 2b-like isoform X2, translating into MVFGSWLQAGEGAEWWSEETVAVVTGANRGIGLEVCRQLADKGLTVIMTARKPQEQLSSAAQQFLQEAAETGRKNVIFHTLDITQQQSVLDFVDWLKLTVGFADILVNHAAVDNSVIDWNLKEWNNVDQSTMLALLTWANGVSDKYESARGCLETNFYGTKRLTKALLPLLRPSSHKPRIVKRLIQIWTTVSSKG; encoded by the exons ATGGTGTTTGGTTCTTGGTTGCAGGCAGGAGAGGGAGCAGAGTGGTGGAGTGAGGAGACGGTGGCGGTGGTGACGGGAGCAAACAGAGGGATCGGGCTGGAGGTCTGCAGGCAGCTCGCAGACAAGGGGCTGACGGTCATTATGACTGCTCGGAAGCCGCAGGAGCAACTCTCAAGCGCTGCTCAACAGTTCTTACAAGAAGCAGCAGAAACGGGGAGGAAGAATGTCATCTTCCACACTCTGGATATTACTCAGCAGCAAAGTGTGTTGGATTTCGTCGATTGGTTGAAGCTGACTGTTGGATTCGCGGATATTCTG GTAAATCACGCTGCTGTTGACAATTCAGTGATAGATTGGAACCTAAAGGAATGGAACAATGTCGACCAAAGCACCATGCTg GCACTTCTTACATGGGCAAATGGGGTCTCAGACAAATACGAGTCGGCGAGGGGATGTCTAGAGACCAACTTCTATGGAACCAAGAGATTGACCAAGGCTTTGCTCCCTCTCCTGCGCCCCTCTTCTCACAAGCCAAGGATTGTCAAACGTCTCATCCAGATATGGACTACTGTCT CTTCTAAGGGATGA
- the LOC116248606 gene encoding short-chain dehydrogenase/reductase 2b-like isoform X3 — protein sequence MVFGSWLQAGEGAEWWSEETVAVVTGANRGIGLEVCRQLADKGLTVIMTARKPQEQLSSAAQQFLQEAAETGRKNVIFHTLDITQQQSVLDFVDWLKLTVGFADILVNHAAVDNSVIDWNLKEWNNVDQSTMLALLTWANGVSDKYESARGCLETNFYGTKRLTKALLPLLRPSSHKPRIVKRLIQIWTTVCL from the exons ATGGTGTTTGGTTCTTGGTTGCAGGCAGGAGAGGGAGCAGAGTGGTGGAGTGAGGAGACGGTGGCGGTGGTGACGGGAGCAAACAGAGGGATCGGGCTGGAGGTCTGCAGGCAGCTCGCAGACAAGGGGCTGACGGTCATTATGACTGCTCGGAAGCCGCAGGAGCAACTCTCAAGCGCTGCTCAACAGTTCTTACAAGAAGCAGCAGAAACGGGGAGGAAGAATGTCATCTTCCACACTCTGGATATTACTCAGCAGCAAAGTGTGTTGGATTTCGTCGATTGGTTGAAGCTGACTGTTGGATTCGCGGATATTCTG GTAAATCACGCTGCTGTTGACAATTCAGTGATAGATTGGAACCTAAAGGAATGGAACAATGTCGACCAAAGCACCATGCTg GCACTTCTTACATGGGCAAATGGGGTCTCAGACAAATACGAGTCGGCGAGGGGATGTCTAGAGACCAACTTCTATGGAACCAAGAGATTGACCAAGGCTTTGCTCCCTCTCCTGCGCCCCTCTTCTCACAAGCCAAGGATTGTCAAACGTCTCATCCAGATATGGACTACTGTCT GTTTGTGA
- the LOC116245643 gene encoding bZIP transcription factor 50, whose translation MDEGDDADLLALLQSLVDPPDCPPMSSVPSVGFLVDPPDCPSMFSVPSFGFQQECTLTEACWAETVGSNSVIGTGTPPERAVLSYYLSDETGGEVWMGFNPSYNGESSNGRIPVDSSPIDGDERLPSRFADPQLGAVDGFVAGEVDEKKENREAAEDLVVGSLRLPPDDPPSSSPWPDLEVVDLFVDPPEKGTKCVLPAKDEGDSDYLIKKRKRQMRNRDSALRSRERKKTYVKDLEMKSRFLEFECRRLQQALALCCAENHALRVRAFSLEASTARQESAVLRTESLPLDSLLWLVALVWRVFLPLNARSSEEGGVGVEEGKRRTSAPVAPTKRVINERLFGSRLVLLRRRCRAARKKMKGFRDFAVRQCILGLGFFLAAFVSFCFF comes from the exons ATGGACGAAGGGGATGATGCCGATTTGCTTGCTCTGCTTCAGTCGCTGGTTGATCCTCCCGATTGCCCTCCCATGTCTTCCGTCCCCTCTGTCGGGTTTCTGGTCGATCCTCCAGATTGCCCCTCCATGTTTTCCGTCCCCTCTTTCGGGTTCCAGCAAGAATGTACCCTGACAGAAGCATGTTGGGCCGAAACTGTGGGCAGTAATTCAGTAATCGGGACCGGAACCCCACCGGAAAGGGCGGTATTGAGCTACTATTTGTCGGATGAGACCGGTGGAGAGGTTTGGATGGGTTTTAACCCTAGCTACAACGGCGAATCGTCCAACGGAAGGATTCCCGTAGATTCATCGCCGATCGACGGCGATGAACGGCTTCCCTCAAGGTTCGCTGATCCTCAACTTGGTGCGGTAGATGGCTTCGTCGCGGGGGAGGTCGACGAAAAGAAGGAGAATCGGGAAGCCGCTGAGGATCTCGTTGTGGGATCGCTGCGCCTTCCTCCCGATGATCCGCCAAGTTCTTCACCGTGGCCCGACCTCGAAGTTGTTGATCTGTTCGTGGATCCACCGGAGAAAGGAACTAAATGCGTCTTACCTGCGAAGGACGAAGGCGATTCGGATTATTTGATTAAGAAACGCAAAAG gCAGATGAGGAACAGAGACTCGGCGTTGCGGTcaagggagaggaagaagacgtACGTCAAGGATCTGGAAATGAAGAGCCGGTTCCTCGAGTTCGAGTGCCGGAGGCTCCAGCAGGCGCTTGCGCTTTGCTGCGCGGAGAACCATGCCCTCCGTGTTCGCGCCTTCAGCTTGGAAGCCTCCACGGCCAGACAGGAGTCTGCTGTACTCCGTACGG AATCCCTGCCGTTGGATTCCCTGCTCTGGCTCGTGGCGCTCGTCTGGAGGGTGTTTCTTCCCCTGAACGCCCGATCCTCCGAGGAGGGAGGCGTCGGCGtggaagaagggaaaaggagaaCATCGGCTCCCGTTGCCCCGACAAAACGGGTGATAAATGAACGACTGTTCGGATCTAGGTTGGTGCTTCTCAGGCGCCGTTGCAGAGCCgcgaggaagaagatgaaagggTTCAGAGACTTCGCCGTCCGGCAGTGTATCCTTGGGCTTGGCTTTTTCTTAGCAGCTTTTGTttccttctgtttcttttga